The following are encoded in a window of Myxococcales bacterium genomic DNA:
- the sucD gene encoding succinate--CoA ligase subunit alpha, with protein MSIFVNHETRVVVQGITGKEGSFHTRQCVAYGTRVVAGVTPGKGGQKVEGIPVYDTVHDAVKSEGANASLIFVPPAFALDAILEAADAGVELAVVITDGIPTVDMIRVLRQVAGQKIRVVGPNCPGVISPGQAKVGIMPGNIHLPGRVGVISRSGTLTYEVVYQLTSLGIGQSTCIGIGGDPVIGTDFIDCLTAFEADPDTDAVLMIGEIGGDAEERAAAYIQEKMHKPVIAFIAGLSAPPGKRMGHAGAIISGGKGTARAKLTVLTEKGVHVVEDASRIGHKVKEVLDGK; from the coding sequence ATGAGTATCTTCGTCAATCACGAAACGCGCGTGGTCGTGCAAGGCATCACCGGCAAGGAAGGCAGCTTTCACACGCGGCAGTGCGTCGCCTACGGCACGCGGGTCGTGGCCGGCGTCACGCCGGGCAAGGGCGGCCAGAAGGTCGAAGGCATCCCCGTGTACGACACGGTGCACGACGCGGTGAAATCCGAAGGCGCCAACGCCAGCCTGATTTTCGTGCCGCCGGCGTTCGCGCTCGACGCCATCCTCGAGGCTGCCGACGCGGGCGTCGAACTGGCGGTCGTCATCACCGACGGCATCCCGACCGTCGACATGATTCGCGTACTGCGCCAGGTGGCCGGGCAGAAAATCCGGGTGGTCGGCCCCAACTGCCCGGGCGTCATTTCGCCGGGACAGGCCAAGGTCGGTATCATGCCGGGCAACATCCATCTGCCGGGCCGGGTGGGCGTCATCAGCCGTAGTGGAACCTTAACCTACGAGGTGGTGTATCAATTAACGAGCCTGGGCATCGGCCAGTCGACGTGCATCGGCATCGGCGGCGACCCGGTGATCGGCACCGATTTCATCGACTGTCTGACCGCGTTCGAGGCCGACCCGGACACTGACGCCGTGCTGATGATCGGCGAAATCGGCGGGGATGCGGAAGAGCGCGCGGCGGCTTATATTCAGGAGAAGATGCATAAGCCGGTGATCGCGTTCATCGCCGGTTTGTCGGCGCCGCCGGGAAAACGGATGGGTCACGCGGGCGCCATCATTTCGGGCGGCAAGGGGACGGCGCGCGCCAAATTGACCGTTTTGACCGAAAAGGGCGTGCACGTCGTGGAAGACGCGTCGCGCATCGGCCACAAGGTCAAGGAAGTGCTGGACGGGAAATAG